A window from Candidatus Zixiibacteriota bacterium encodes these proteins:
- a CDS encoding DUF1573 domain-containing protein: MSQSNPMSHFVIPALVSAAMLSAPNAFAGKAEIMVPEESFDFGYTPQDAKVTHVFWIKNTGDDTLFIQDVKPGCGCTKAPLKKTELASLDSTDVEVIFSTGHYSTRTTKSARILSNAGNVAPTLMIMSHPMKDLDSLELFSLDPPRLNLDESRSADGDGPMKFDVRINNKSSEPYALKLVSFPAMPELKIELPSGAISPGSEETISITLDGSLSSEIFTKSFTFEATDALQTRYTFPIEKKMRWGPTPVSSSR, from the coding sequence ATGTCACAGAGCAATCCCATGTCACATTTCGTGATCCCGGCGCTGGTGTCAGCGGCGATGCTGTCGGCGCCCAATGCCTTCGCCGGAAAAGCCGAAATCATGGTCCCGGAGGAGTCATTCGATTTCGGCTACACGCCACAGGACGCCAAGGTTACACACGTCTTCTGGATCAAGAACACCGGCGATGACACGCTCTTCATTCAGGATGTCAAGCCGGGCTGCGGCTGCACAAAGGCGCCGCTAAAAAAGACGGAACTGGCATCATTGGACAGCACCGATGTCGAGGTGATCTTCTCGACCGGCCACTACAGCACTCGGACGACAAAGTCGGCTCGCATCCTCAGCAACGCCGGCAACGTGGCGCCGACTCTGATGATCATGTCGCATCCGATGAAGGACCTCGACTCGCTTGAACTGTTCTCGTTGGATCCTCCACGGCTGAACCTGGACGAATCACGGTCGGCGGACGGCGACGGCCCGATGAAGTTCGATGTCAGGATCAACAACAAGTCGTCGGAGCCATACGCCCTCAAGCTCGTGTCCTTTCCGGCGATGCCGGAGTTAAAGATCGAACTGCCCAGCGGTGCGATCAGTCCCGGCAGCGAGGAGACCATTTCGATTACGCTCGATGGCTCGTTGAGCTCGGAAATCTTTACCAAATCGTTTACGTTTGAGGCCACCGACGCCCTGCAGACCCGCTACACCTTCCCGATCGAGAAAAAGATGCGGTGGGGGCCGACGCCGGTGTCGTCCTCGCGGTGA
- a CDS encoding DUF1573 domain-containing protein, with the protein MLSIPTVGLGLGSSVPTSPSDPGPRLRASVESFDFGYAPQLAHLSHAFWIKNIGTEVATIQRIKPNCGCTRAPLTDSIIAPGDSTSIEVILGTGKMIGEVEKYARLYTDAIGRVPALIIKSHVLADGTQPPNLVAEPEGVFVDSTARPEADGERWEIPVALKNSGTENMRITAIDVPSRYVFLSESEFTLGPGQSRTIMFRVDPAILTLEHGRSVTFAAHGKDEMRLTVPVGERPAH; encoded by the coding sequence ATGCTCTCCATACCCACAGTCGGTCTTGGGCTTGGATCGAGCGTCCCCACCTCGCCCTCAGACCCTGGGCCCCGACTTCGCGCAAGTGTCGAGAGTTTCGACTTTGGATATGCCCCTCAACTGGCGCATCTCTCCCACGCATTCTGGATCAAGAACATTGGCACTGAAGTGGCTACGATTCAACGAATTAAACCAAACTGCGGCTGCACTCGTGCACCGTTGACAGACAGCATCATAGCACCCGGCGATAGTACCTCGATCGAAGTCATATTGGGGACTGGAAAGATGATCGGCGAAGTCGAAAAGTACGCCCGCTTGTATACCGATGCGATCGGGCGTGTGCCGGCGCTGATCATCAAATCTCATGTGCTGGCCGATGGTACGCAGCCGCCGAATCTCGTTGCTGAGCCGGAGGGTGTATTTGTCGACTCGACGGCTCGTCCTGAGGCGGATGGAGAGCGCTGGGAAATCCCGGTGGCGCTGAAGAACAGCGGAACAGAGAACATGAGGATCACCGCCATTGATGTGCCGTCGCGGTACGTATTCTTATCCGAATCGGAGTTTACGCTTGGTCCTGGGCAGAGCCGCACAATCATGTTCCGTGTCGACCCCGCGATTCTGACTCTGGAGCATGGACGGTCGGTCACGTTCGCCGCCCACGGGAAAGACGAGATGCGTCTGACCGTGCCCGTCGGAGAGCGCCCGGCCCATTAG
- a CDS encoding PLP-dependent aminotransferase family protein → MDLETLVRDEVMPEPFAFTPSHFSRHAYQLESSIIRDILKFSSQPGVISFAGGLPAPELFPVDEIKSAADRVLTKYGSAALQYGLSMGFLPLREFIAERIFRQTGYRLTAENILITAGSQQGLDAVGRAFIERGDYVVCERPTYVGAMQAFNYYGTRYALVEMDDEGMLVETIDPLITRYRPRLIYVVPNFQNPTGITLSECRRRLLVEKARRYSVPIIDDNPYGELRYSGTPAPSIKSLGGQAVLQLGTFSKIVSPGLRIGWIACSRQITPVLERVKQCTDLHTNQFAQHVIYEYAHDGSLERHIESLIGAYRQRRDAMLRAMSEFFPDTVTWTRPEGGLFLWVRLPEGTDATKLLQNAIEEKVAYVPGRPFFPDGTGLNTLRLNFSNASLENIHEGIKRLGRVFSNEAQD, encoded by the coding sequence ATGGATCTCGAAACCCTCGTCCGCGATGAAGTCATGCCAGAGCCGTTCGCGTTTACCCCCAGCCACTTCTCTCGGCACGCGTACCAGCTTGAGTCGTCGATCATTCGCGACATCCTGAAGTTTTCCAGCCAGCCCGGGGTCATTTCGTTCGCCGGCGGACTTCCGGCTCCCGAGCTGTTTCCGGTTGACGAGATCAAATCCGCGGCGGATCGAGTGCTGACGAAGTACGGGTCGGCGGCGCTCCAGTACGGTCTTTCCATGGGGTTTCTCCCGCTGCGAGAGTTTATCGCTGAGCGGATTTTCCGTCAAACGGGATACCGTCTGACCGCCGAAAACATCCTGATCACCGCTGGATCGCAGCAGGGACTGGATGCGGTTGGCCGTGCATTCATCGAGCGCGGGGACTATGTGGTGTGCGAACGGCCGACGTATGTCGGCGCCATGCAGGCGTTCAACTACTATGGCACGCGTTACGCGCTGGTCGAAATGGATGACGAGGGAATGCTGGTTGAAACGATCGATCCGTTGATCACGCGTTACCGGCCGCGCCTGATCTACGTCGTGCCGAATTTCCAGAACCCCACCGGGATCACATTGAGCGAGTGCCGCCGCCGATTGTTGGTCGAGAAGGCGCGCCGGTATTCGGTCCCGATCATCGATGACAACCCGTACGGCGAGTTGCGCTACTCCGGGACACCTGCCCCGTCGATCAAGTCACTCGGTGGTCAGGCGGTCCTGCAGTTGGGCACCTTTTCCAAGATCGTCTCGCCGGGGCTTCGCATCGGCTGGATCGCTTGCTCACGGCAAATCACGCCCGTGCTCGAACGGGTCAAGCAGTGCACCGACCTGCACACCAACCAGTTTGCCCAGCATGTCATCTACGAATACGCGCATGATGGATCGCTGGAGCGGCACATCGAGTCACTGATCGGCGCGTATCGCCAGCGGCGCGACGCCATGCTGCGCGCGATGAGCGAGTTTTTCCCGGATACGGTCACCTGGACCAGGCCGGAGGGCGGGTTGTTCCTCTGGGTGCGGCTGCCCGAAGGGACCGATGCGACTAAGCTCTTGCAGAACGCGATCGAAGAGAAGGTGGCGTATGTCCCCGGACGGCCGTTTTTCCCCGACGGCACCGGGCTGAACACCTTACGGCTCAACTTCTCCAACGCGTCATTGGAAAACATCCATGAGGGTATCAAGCGTCTGGGACGGGTTTTCTCAAACGAGGCGCAGGATTGA
- the dapF gene encoding diaminopimelate epimerase: MPNQKPRRIHFAKAESLRNDFIIVHQSATSVRWTRSLVQRLCNRRCGVGADGLIILSKRRAAQIGTRMFNADGSPFEWSGNGLRCASAVVAAQKGDPRRITFLTGAGLMSVSTKALRDRHYEVSIVRPAPAVTKGRPLSGMPRRTPGSYWTVAVGNPQWVFFVHGFDFDWQNVGLLCQRRAHATGGVNVGFTRIHSRRKLEMRVYERGVGPTPASGSGALAAVAAAAHLGKADSRVTVVSPGGRQRFIVDTRSGGVTMLARARVLFEGDWGV; this comes from the coding sequence ATGCCCAATCAGAAGCCACGACGGATTCACTTCGCCAAGGCCGAGTCTCTGCGAAACGACTTTATTATCGTTCATCAGAGCGCGACATCAGTGCGCTGGACCCGGTCGCTCGTACAGCGGCTGTGCAACCGACGCTGTGGAGTCGGCGCCGATGGCTTAATCATCCTGTCGAAGCGGCGGGCCGCGCAAATCGGCACACGAATGTTTAATGCCGATGGGTCACCCTTTGAATGGTCAGGAAACGGGCTGCGCTGCGCATCGGCGGTTGTCGCCGCACAAAAGGGGGATCCGCGTCGCATCACGTTCCTGACCGGGGCCGGATTGATGAGCGTCTCGACAAAAGCCCTGCGGGATCGGCACTACGAGGTCAGTATCGTGCGGCCGGCTCCGGCGGTGACGAAGGGGCGGCCGCTCTCGGGGATGCCGCGACGTACACCGGGCTCCTACTGGACCGTCGCCGTCGGCAATCCACAGTGGGTGTTCTTCGTTCACGGGTTTGACTTTGATTGGCAAAACGTCGGTCTGTTATGTCAAAGGCGCGCACACGCAACCGGAGGCGTCAATGTCGGCTTTACACGAATACATTCACGTCGAAAGCTCGAGATGCGTGTGTACGAGCGCGGGGTCGGACCGACCCCGGCCTCGGGGTCTGGTGCACTGGCCGCCGTCGCGGCCGCCGCACACCTGGGCAAAGCGGACTCCCGCGTCACGGTAGTGTCCCCGGGCGGGAGACAGCGGTTCATCGTGGACACACGCAGCGGCGGTGTCACCATGCTCGCGCGGGCACGAGTTCTCTTTGAAGGAGACTGGGGCGTCTGA
- the lexA gene encoding transcriptional repressor LexA gives MEDSRKQLTPRQRQIYGFLRDHIQGEGRPPTMREIGEQFEIRSTNGVRDALAVLEKKGYIRKTPFLSRGIELMETISTPVESIPVVGRVAAGLPLLAVENIDGHIAVDRSFLPGGEVFSLRVTGESMRDEGIKDGDMVLVRKQPSADTGEIVVALIGEEATVKRFYPERNRVRLEPANPDFGPIIVDRNAPGFSIAGVVVGLLRRM, from the coding sequence ATGGAAGACTCAAGAAAACAGCTCACACCCCGCCAACGGCAAATATACGGGTTTCTACGCGATCATATCCAGGGTGAAGGGCGTCCGCCGACGATGCGTGAGATCGGCGAGCAGTTCGAGATTCGGTCCACGAACGGGGTCCGTGATGCGCTGGCTGTTCTGGAGAAGAAGGGATACATCCGGAAGACGCCGTTTTTGTCACGAGGTATCGAATTGATGGAGACGATCTCGACCCCGGTCGAGTCGATTCCGGTCGTCGGACGCGTCGCCGCGGGTCTCCCGCTCTTGGCCGTCGAGAATATCGACGGCCACATCGCCGTGGACCGCTCGTTCCTGCCCGGGGGCGAGGTTTTCTCGCTGCGCGTCACTGGCGAGAGCATGCGCGACGAGGGGATCAAGGATGGTGACATGGTCCTGGTCCGCAAGCAGCCGAGCGCCGACACCGGTGAGATCGTCGTCGCCCTGATCGGAGAGGAAGCGACCGTCAAACGATTCTATCCCGAACGTAATCGTGTCCGACTCGAGCCCGCGAATCCCGATTTCGGCCCCATTATCGTCGATCGTAACGCGCCTGGCTTCAGTATTGCCGGGGTCGTGGTTGGGCTGTTGCGACGGATGTAA
- a CDS encoding GWxTD domain-containing protein: MKTCSRSRLPAPAKPDALRMNSCCAGWFCALTVLLLPAIAAAVDGPGAHQFWTDAAVFRMSDESRDGYVEFYFEIKRSTFVFRPTQSGLRADVATRVRITDREGRAVDSAAAVFAAMATDSSDLADADYTLFFAMAIDLPPGRYSAQVDVTDLADSSSSKATYPVIVPDFSGDTLMLSEIQLGYDIQLAADTAANLYDVLVKNGYKTYPDCRGLVSESRTQLYFYCESYNLSYSPTSAADYTVGFSIVPTDGTPARSLGVQHLKKPGPSTVLASHVTVDDLSSGVYRLRLEVSDPATAQHAVVEKPFQVLRPMTDSLTVEEVERVRDIIAFIARPGELTAFDQFDARGKLSFLIQFWRERDPSPDTPINEYRDEHMRRMNYANDQFSIGFRERSDGWRTDRGRVYIVYGPPTEIKRYPFTPDFPAAIHWVYDNIPNQGSADFLFLDEAGFGDYRLVHSSARGERRDPNWEYQLQIGAFEGPTR, translated from the coding sequence ATGAAGACCTGCTCACGAAGCCGGTTGCCGGCGCCGGCGAAGCCCGACGCATTGCGCATGAACTCGTGCTGTGCCGGGTGGTTCTGTGCGCTGACTGTGCTGTTGTTGCCCGCCATCGCTGCCGCGGTCGATGGCCCCGGTGCGCATCAGTTTTGGACGGATGCGGCGGTGTTTCGTATGTCCGACGAGTCGCGCGACGGCTATGTCGAGTTTTACTTCGAAATCAAGCGCTCGACGTTCGTGTTCCGGCCGACCCAATCCGGCCTGCGCGCCGATGTCGCCACGCGCGTCCGAATCACCGACCGTGAGGGCCGGGCGGTCGATTCGGCGGCGGCCGTATTCGCCGCCATGGCAACCGACTCATCCGATCTGGCCGATGCCGACTATACGCTCTTTTTCGCGATGGCCATCGATCTGCCGCCGGGGCGTTACTCGGCGCAGGTCGACGTGACGGATTTGGCCGATTCCTCGTCGTCGAAGGCGACCTACCCCGTCATTGTCCCCGATTTCAGCGGGGACACGCTGATGCTCTCGGAGATCCAGCTCGGCTACGACATTCAGCTCGCCGCGGACACGGCGGCCAATCTGTACGATGTGCTGGTCAAGAACGGGTACAAGACGTATCCCGATTGCCGGGGGCTGGTCAGTGAATCGCGCACCCAACTGTACTTCTATTGCGAATCGTACAATCTCTCGTATTCACCGACAAGCGCGGCGGACTACACGGTCGGTTTTTCCATTGTGCCGACCGATGGTACTCCGGCGCGAAGTCTGGGTGTGCAACATCTCAAGAAACCCGGCCCATCGACAGTGCTCGCATCGCATGTCACCGTCGATGACCTCAGTTCCGGCGTCTATCGCCTGCGGCTTGAGGTCAGTGATCCGGCGACCGCTCAGCACGCTGTCGTGGAGAAACCGTTTCAGGTCTTGCGGCCCATGACCGACTCCCTCACGGTCGAGGAGGTCGAACGGGTTCGTGACATTATCGCGTTTATTGCGCGTCCCGGTGAGCTGACTGCCTTCGATCAGTTCGATGCGCGCGGCAAACTGAGCTTTTTGATTCAGTTTTGGCGTGAACGCGACCCGTCGCCCGATACTCCCATCAATGAGTACCGCGATGAGCACATGCGACGGATGAACTACGCCAATGATCAGTTTTCAATCGGGTTTCGCGAGCGCAGCGATGGCTGGCGGACCGACCGCGGACGCGTCTACATCGTGTATGGACCGCCCACGGAGATTAAGCGGTACCCGTTCACACCCGACTTTCCGGCGGCGATCCATTGGGTCTACGACAACATTCCCAATCAGGGCAGCGCGGACTTTCTGTTCCTCGATGAGGCCGGATTCGGGGACTATCGCCTCGTTCATTCCAGCGCGCGCGGAGAACGGCGCGATCCCAACTGGGAGTATCAACTCCAAATCGGCGCCTTTGAGGGACCGACCCGCTGA
- a CDS encoding GWxTD domain-containing protein yields the protein MPRPGTPTFDLDFAPFRVGADSVRIEVYYRIVNHRLSYLRRTADGQDSSQSVASDTADESPSDYYVAAYEMAALLSGESDRQVASTMKRENYRLETFDETRSNEGYLVNVLSMTVVPGNYLLTTTLTDRISGASHSTERDVDVRHFAASDWRFGGPAYFDPAARAPEYPAFARGGQSYVPNVRRSFAGMSDRVAFFMEVYQSPSAAAVAVEITIDQKGNRDSHKDTLRLDSLRMTDTIVYKSDLAGLRTGEVRMRAATLNREGQQLGASLESFFWIDWTVGALVHDSWEEAVDMLVHIASHDQLDSLRNASESERERLFRAFWKLKDPTPETDENEWQQEYYRRIRFSDLRFTTPFRRGWRTDFGTVYVRYGEPDEIERFPFESGQKPYQIWNYYQQNRQFLFVDVRGNGDYELQYPYDGYHR from the coding sequence TTGCCACGTCCGGGAACGCCGACTTTCGATCTGGATTTTGCGCCCTTCCGGGTCGGCGCCGACAGCGTGCGCATCGAGGTTTACTATCGGATTGTCAACCACCGGCTCTCCTATCTGCGTCGCACAGCCGACGGGCAGGATTCGTCACAATCCGTGGCCTCGGACACGGCGGACGAGTCTCCCTCGGACTACTATGTCGCGGCCTACGAGATGGCGGCACTGCTGTCGGGTGAGAGCGACCGTCAGGTTGCCAGCACTATGAAACGAGAGAACTACCGCCTGGAGACATTCGATGAGACGCGCAGCAACGAGGGATATCTCGTCAACGTGTTATCGATGACGGTCGTGCCCGGAAACTACCTGCTGACCACGACACTGACCGACCGCATATCCGGCGCGTCGCACTCGACGGAACGCGACGTCGACGTACGACACTTCGCCGCATCCGACTGGAGGTTTGGGGGGCCGGCCTACTTCGATCCGGCCGCACGGGCCCCCGAATACCCGGCGTTTGCGCGCGGCGGGCAATCGTATGTCCCCAATGTCCGGCGATCGTTCGCCGGTATGTCCGACCGTGTCGCCTTTTTCATGGAGGTCTATCAGTCGCCTTCTGCGGCCGCTGTCGCTGTCGAGATTACCATCGATCAAAAGGGGAATCGCGACTCGCACAAAGACACACTGCGACTGGATTCGCTGAGGATGACCGATACGATCGTCTACAAAAGCGATCTCGCCGGTCTCCGAACCGGAGAAGTGCGGATGAGGGCCGCCACCCTGAATCGAGAGGGTCAGCAGCTCGGCGCGTCACTGGAAAGTTTCTTTTGGATCGATTGGACCGTCGGGGCGCTGGTTCACGATAGTTGGGAGGAGGCGGTCGACATGCTGGTTCATATCGCCTCGCACGACCAGCTAGACAGTCTGCGCAACGCATCTGAATCGGAACGCGAACGGCTCTTTCGCGCGTTCTGGAAGTTGAAGGATCCGACGCCGGAGACCGACGAGAACGAGTGGCAGCAGGAGTACTATCGTCGGATACGGTTTTCCGATTTGCGCTTTACCACGCCGTTTCGCCGCGGGTGGCGGACCGACTTCGGGACCGTCTATGTCCGTTACGGCGAACCCGATGAAATCGAGCGCTTTCCGTTCGAGAGCGGGCAGAAGCCGTACCAGATTTGGAACTATTACCAGCAAAACCGTCAGTTTCTCTTTGTCGATGTGCGGGGAAACGGCGATTATGAACTGCAGTATCCTTACGACGGATATCACCGATGA
- a CDS encoding DUF1573 domain-containing protein has protein sequence MHTVLRAIRVALYTAVAGTVALAIPATADDPEEVTATTYGKLELSETDYDFGYMQQRVQVSHRYWMKNVGGQEVRIEDVQPGCGCTRAPLQKKNIPAGDSSFVDLIFASGHFDGHVHKSARVICNVPGRAPELFFDAYPLKFPDTLGVYTVSPAELQLDELRADDDTAVWNQTIRVKNVSSETLRFRFAQDPDISGVRVTLPRRGIAPGEVAAIRVALEGDIAEQILTKSFTIEASDSARTRFTVAVRKPLRWGPLPRADH, from the coding sequence GTGCACACCGTGTTGCGCGCAATCCGGGTTGCCCTGTACACAGCGGTTGCCGGCACGGTCGCATTGGCCATACCGGCAACGGCGGATGACCCTGAAGAAGTGACCGCCACGACATATGGGAAGTTGGAGTTGAGCGAAACAGACTACGACTTCGGGTACATGCAGCAGCGGGTGCAGGTGTCGCACCGCTACTGGATGAAGAATGTCGGCGGACAGGAGGTGCGAATCGAGGATGTCCAGCCCGGCTGCGGCTGCACCAGGGCGCCGCTGCAAAAGAAGAATATCCCGGCCGGGGACAGCTCATTCGTCGATCTGATCTTTGCATCCGGGCACTTTGACGGCCACGTACACAAATCGGCACGCGTCATCTGCAATGTTCCGGGGCGCGCGCCGGAGCTGTTTTTCGATGCCTATCCGCTGAAGTTCCCCGATACACTGGGCGTGTATACCGTCTCACCGGCCGAGTTGCAACTCGATGAGCTCCGTGCCGACGACGACACCGCGGTGTGGAATCAGACGATCAGAGTGAAGAATGTCTCCTCTGAGACACTCCGCTTTCGGTTCGCGCAGGACCCGGACATTTCGGGAGTCCGTGTGACGCTGCCGAGGCGGGGGATCGCCCCCGGAGAGGTGGCCGCGATTCGAGTCGCGCTCGAGGGAGACATCGCGGAACAGATTCTCACCAAGTCGTTTACGATCGAGGCCTCGGACTCCGCCCGAACGCGATTCACCGTCGCCGTCAGAAAGCCGCTGCGATGGGGCCCTCTGCCGCGGGCGGACCATTGA
- a CDS encoding ABC transporter permease — MNLNAFEFRESVVMALSALRANKLRSILTVLGVMIGVSSVIGMVSLITGLNNSMAQQIQSLGSNVIYVSKYKPGITIGRRSSEERNRKGIVYEDAVAIAQHCSLIRAVSPENHFWRTPDGNKASFAGHEAMRPDLVGILPTYQDVNNSEMAEGRFVSDIDNHFKRMVCVLGYDVAEALFPQLDPIGKTIQVNGRPFEVIGVIAKRDAFLGESLNDFILLPYNTFAKLHPWEKELWLECQAADPDRLSEAIDQIRELMRRRRGVPYDKPDDFAVFTQETLYEQYQSITGIIYIAMTVISSIGLMVGGVGVMNIMLVSVTERTREIGIRKAVGARRRNIIWQFLIEAMTLSGIGGVIGIIAGLGIAVLVDVTTPLPAGVSATWVIIAFTVAVGVGLVFGIYPAYRAARVDPIVSLRYE, encoded by the coding sequence ATGAACCTCAACGCATTCGAGTTCCGCGAGTCGGTCGTGATGGCGCTGTCGGCGCTCCGCGCCAACAAGCTGCGCTCGATCCTCACCGTGTTGGGGGTCATGATCGGCGTGTCGTCGGTCATCGGCATGGTATCGCTGATCACCGGGCTGAACAATTCGATGGCGCAACAAATCCAATCACTGGGATCCAACGTTATCTATGTGTCCAAGTACAAGCCGGGGATTACCATCGGCCGACGCTCCTCGGAGGAGCGCAACCGCAAGGGGATCGTCTACGAGGACGCGGTCGCCATCGCACAACACTGTTCACTCATCCGGGCCGTTTCGCCGGAGAATCACTTCTGGCGCACGCCCGACGGCAACAAGGCCAGTTTCGCCGGGCATGAGGCGATGCGACCCGACCTGGTCGGCATCCTGCCGACATATCAGGATGTCAACAACTCCGAAATGGCCGAGGGCCGCTTTGTCAGCGACATCGACAATCACTTCAAGCGCATGGTCTGCGTATTGGGTTACGACGTCGCCGAGGCGCTGTTCCCACAATTGGATCCCATCGGCAAGACGATTCAAGTCAACGGACGGCCTTTCGAGGTGATTGGTGTCATCGCCAAGCGTGACGCGTTTCTGGGAGAGTCGCTCAACGATTTCATTCTGCTCCCTTACAACACGTTCGCCAAGCTGCATCCGTGGGAGAAGGAGCTGTGGCTGGAGTGCCAGGCCGCCGATCCCGACCGTCTCTCTGAAGCAATCGACCAAATACGCGAACTGATGCGTCGTCGGCGCGGCGTGCCCTATGACAAGCCCGACGACTTCGCCGTCTTCACGCAGGAGACGCTCTACGAACAGTATCAGAGTATCACCGGGATCATCTACATCGCCATGACTGTCATTTCGTCGATCGGACTGATGGTCGGCGGCGTCGGCGTCATGAACATCATGCTCGTCTCGGTAACCGAACGGACTCGCGAAATCGGCATCCGCAAAGCCGTCGGCGCCCGTCGCCGCAACATCATTTGGCAGTTCCTCATTGAGGCAATGACACTGTCCGGCATCGGCGGTGTGATCGGTATCATCGCCGGGCTAGGTATCGCGGTGTTGGTGGACGTGACGACACCCCTGCCGGCCGGTGTGTCGGCCACCTGGGTCATCATCGCCTTCACCGTGGCAGTCGGCGTGGGCCTGGTCTTCGGTATCTATCCTGCCTATCGGGCCGCACGCGTCGACCCCATTGTCAGTCTGCGCTACGAGTGA
- a CDS encoding ABC transporter permease, translating to MGQFVESVRIALGALWANKLRSALTLIGIIIGVTTIIAIVSMITGMNQYVAREISTLGAATFIVDREGIITSNDQWWDRRGRKNLTIADMEAIASACESCELVAGRAITERQVRHGNLFVDDVWIMGSTANWPLIVDVEIEEGHYPTESDNAHRRSVAFIGYDLIDHLFPGISYIGKTIRIGGHEYTIVGNGKRRGSTLGQSRDNYVIIPQSTFEKHFGAQRSLDIFVKVSSIAAMTGTQDEVRMVMRARHKLSYAADDDFEIYTAADLMSVWENFSQGAFLVMIGISSIALVVGGIVIMNIMLVSVTERTREIGIRKAIGARKMSVLWQFLSESLTLAVAGGAIGILGGVLCGWALSAISGLPMGIELWSIIAGILVSGGIGTIFGVYPAMKAARLDPIEALRYE from the coding sequence ATGGGGCAGTTCGTCGAAAGTGTCCGCATCGCCCTGGGCGCGCTGTGGGCGAACAAGCTGCGTTCGGCGCTGACCCTCATCGGAATCATCATCGGCGTCACGACCATCATTGCAATCGTCTCGATGATCACCGGGATGAATCAATACGTCGCCCGGGAAATCTCGACGTTGGGGGCTGCGACATTCATCGTCGACCGCGAGGGGATCATCACTTCCAATGATCAGTGGTGGGACCGCCGTGGCCGCAAGAATCTCACGATCGCGGACATGGAGGCGATCGCGTCGGCGTGCGAGTCGTGCGAGTTGGTTGCCGGACGCGCCATCACGGAACGACAGGTCCGGCACGGCAACCTTTTTGTCGACGACGTCTGGATCATGGGGTCGACGGCCAATTGGCCGCTGATCGTTGATGTTGAAATCGAGGAGGGCCACTATCCCACGGAGTCCGACAACGCGCATCGCCGCTCCGTGGCGTTTATCGGCTATGACTTGATTGACCACCTGTTTCCCGGCATTTCGTACATCGGCAAAACAATCCGCATCGGCGGACATGAGTACACGATCGTCGGCAATGGTAAGCGGCGCGGCTCCACACTCGGCCAAAGCCGCGACAATTACGTCATCATACCGCAGTCGACCTTCGAGAAGCACTTCGGGGCACAACGCTCGCTGGACATTTTCGTGAAGGTGTCGTCCATCGCGGCGATGACCGGCACTCAGGACGAAGTGCGCATGGTCATGCGGGCGCGCCACAAGCTCTCGTATGCCGCCGACGACGATTTCGAGATTTACACGGCCGCCGACCTGATGTCGGTCTGGGAGAACTTCTCGCAGGGTGCTTTCCTGGTGATGATCGGCATTTCGTCGATCGCGCTCGTAGTCGGCGGCATCGTTATCATGAACATCATGTTGGTGTCGGTGACCGAACGGACGCGTGAGATCGGCATTCGCAAGGCGATCGGCGCGCGGAAGATGAGCGTGCTCTGGCAGTTTCTCTCCGAATCGCTGACGCTGGCGGTCGCGGGAGGCGCAATCGGCATTCTCGGTGGCGTCCTGTGCGGTTGGGCGCTGTCTGCCATCTCCGGGCTGCCGATGGGGATCGAACTGTGGTCGATCATCGCTGGAATCCTTGTCTCCGGGGGCATCGGCACGATATTCGGAGTCTATCCGGCCATGAAGGCAGCACGCCTTGATCCGATCGAGGCGCTTCGATATGAGTAA